The genomic interval CTCAGTACATGCACAGTCTCAATTTTGTTCTCACTACTAGTCATATATCTCGATCTGCTCGAGGGTCACAGTGTCATTCTGTTATTCAATACACTGGCATTCTCGCGAATACCTCTCATTCATGGTCTCCTATATGTACATTACTCCTTGTGGGCCTCTCCGGAGGAGAAAGGGTCCTCGGTCACGTCATTTTCATCGGCAGCCTGCACAAGATTCTTCTTCATGTGCAGAAGCTCGGCGTTtcgtcgctgctgctcctcgaACCGTCGCAGCTTGTGTCCCTTCTCGGCTGCTCGAGCCAGCACTCCAGTGATCAGATCCGTGGTTCGGAGAGAGTCATCGTTGGCGGCAATGGGGTACGACAGCTTGGAAGGGTTAAAGTTGGTGTCGGCCACTCCGACAGTGGGGATGCAGGACTTGAGACACTCTCGGATCAGAGCGGGGTTCTCGTCGGGGTTGAGGATGATAACCAGATCAGGTCGCATGTTAGGGCCCGAGATCTCTGCGTCAAACTCTCGGCCAGTGTGCTGGTTGATGTCGGCAAAGCTGGTTCCAGACTCGccgtccaccacctcgtATCGTTTCCAGTTGGCGGCAATGTTGGAaaagttggtgatggcTCCAGGAATCCACTTGGAGTGCACGTAGGAAGCGCCGCATCGTCGCGACATGGCCTCGAGCGCCAGCTTCTGGCCGTCACGGGTGCCGACAAACAGAATCAGACCGTTCTGCTTGGCAACAGCCTCGGTGAttcgagcagctcgtcgcAGCTGGGTGACGGTCTGCTCAAGATCAATGATGGAAATGCCGTCTCGAACGCCGTAGATGAAAGGCTGGTTGTTGACGTGACCGAGCTCGACGGCATGGCCCAGATGAGCGCCGGCAGCCAGAAGACTGGTCACGGTGGCCTCGGTGCCACTCTTGGGATGCTTGATGATATGGAGAGGATCGTAGACGCCCTTGACCTCGGCTCCCAACTTGCTGAGCATATCGTGTCGGTGCTGTCGTCGCAGAAACAGCTCCTGCTTGGTGTACTCCTCATCTCGGGCGGTTCGCTTGAGCAACGGGAAAATGGCAGCAATCTTACTCTGGTCATTACCCACTCGGATGTTCTTACTGTCGATTCGGCCCATCAGGGAAGACAGATCGGCCTGGGGGTCCCCGCCGGCAGCGGCGTTTTTGGTGCCTCTTGCCTGTCGtgcaatctccttgacctgctccagcttctcaccggccttgagagccttcTGGAACTCCTGGAACTTGGTGGacagctcctgctccagctcggGAGACAGAGGGACATCGGCAAAAGTCTCGGCGGGGGTGACCCGCAACGCTCGCAGGTAGTCGTAGGACTGGGTCTTGGAGCCGACCTTGGCGAACGGCGACTTGGTCGAGTACCGTCGGATAGATCTCAGCATGTTCGGTGGTACCCTGTTGTttgtgctggtgctggaaaATTGGAAATTTCACCTTGCACAAAGGTAGGGTAACATTGGGAGGTGAATCAGCGACAGAGGGCTCTTGGATGTGGGGTGTGTTGAGTGCGATATTGAGGGAAAGATAACGGGGCTTTTGAAGGAAATGGAACGAACCGGTTACGTGATAGACGATGGAGGTGACCActtggtttttttttttttttttttttttggttttttttgattcAAGTTGGACTGTGTTGTGTTGATATCAGGACTATTGAGAGATTCTGTATCTGCAGAATGCTGATTATGTAAGTGAGGAAGTGACCAAGTGAGAAATGAGGAAGAGAGTGATCTCAATACTGATGAGACCTTGGAGAAAAAGGGAAAAGACGTTAATCAAGTGTTGTTTCATGGGTATTGTAACTACTGATCTCGTTCTTTTGGTGATTCTCGTGGAGACCACCGTGGTAGTGACCCTCTTGCCGATCTCAATACCAATGGATGAGAGAAAACTCGTATCTAGATGGGTTTCGACAGATACTGTTGTTCAATTAGATAGGAAATGCTTGTATATTCATCTGGTTTATGAAAAACGGCTGATTGAGTGTCAATCCCGTGGTAATCAGATGTTACTGACTACATTGTTGATTCCTGCTCTACTGCTTGCCTGTAGTCTGCGATTTCACTCCAACTAAAACCTAAGTATATACAAACACTGGAATATGGCGTTGACTGCGACTACTTGACAGTATGTAAGGGAATGTGGAAATGATGTTACATTATTCGAGTAATAATGGCTTAATTGATGATTTGAGGGTCTTCACACTTCAGAAATAGTCCAATGATCCCAAATTTGAGACTCCAGACCACTTACGGCCTTAACTAAAGTCTAGTTAATTCCACGAGTGCAACATATCCCAGACATATACTGGGTCAGAAGCCGCCAAAGTGCGTTATTTGGATACCAGAATGATCGCAATGGTCCAAATAACACGCTGGTGTGGTTATAAATGCTCCCTTAGGGACTACAACTGGAGTTGTGATCACTTCCCTTATTCTGCCAGGCCGGGTAACCCCAAAATTTCACTTGAGAAAACAGACTGTTTTCAGACATGTTtatatgtactgtatttaCGACTGTATACGACTTCTACCTACTACAACTCACAATACGGGGAGGTGCTCAACGGCCTAATGTATTATCCCAAGAGGTGCGGTTCTTTCACCTACTCCCCTTGATTAATTAACAGCATAGGTTCGGTCAGCCTACATCCTCCTGAGGAGGTTCAACTGCCTACGTCCTATTCACATTTTCCGACATGCAACATGTGTACAGCACTCTGGATGGCTGTCCGTCCGAGTTGATTGACTCAGGCTTGGATCTGGCTTTCACTGCTCTTTGGACTTACTAGCTCTGTTCTGTGGtactggctctggctctgctcTGGCTGGAGGGACGGGCGTTTGGCATTATTGCCGTGTAGGACTCATTGGCTCACTCAGACTGTTGCATTGCTCTTGACCGTGGAGGTGTCTTACGATCTTTGCTCTAGTGCGTCTCGGCTGGCTTCTCAGCGGCTTGTCGGCATTCGCACTGGTAGCTCTGGCATCTCAGCTTCAGttctactacaagtaggcgGCGTGGGAGTGTCTCAGAAAGGGGTTTCACCCACGAGTTTCCCACGGTCGGATGGCTCTGGCGACTTGCTCATGTGGGCTACACAAGGcacggaggaggagcctggGCATTTCGTCCGGCTCAAAACACTCGCTCTTGGCGCATGGCGTTTCAGCTCATGGCAGTTAGTCTCAACAATAGCTGTGCGGGTCTTACAACACTTGGCCAGGCGGCTTACTTGAAGGCTCTTGCGTATTTCAACGCGTCATTGCTCAACAGAAGTTGGCTCTTGAACATGTGGTTCACAAGTAGGGACACGTTCCCTTGGGAGTCTCGTGTTACTCAGCTGGCTCCTGGGTTCATGTATTGTCgaagtgaaaaaaagagtTTGGAGCGCAGACGACTAAAAAATACAGTGCATGATAGACGCACTAATGTcgagacaaaaaaaagcaaaaaaaagcaaaaaaaagaaaaaaaagagaaaaaaaaagggacaCACCCGGAACGTGGAATTTTGTGAGAAACTTGGCGGGAAAAAATGCACATGAACTCATAATGACAATGTAAATTGATTCCACAAACTTCTCCCCATCCGAAACACGCAAATAGTGCTGTATATGTCACATCAACATTCGCATTGACAGTCTCCAAAATGTTAAAAATTTCAAGCTCAAATGTTATTCATCGAGATATATTAGTCGGAcattctacaagtagcgcTCCTGAGAGGAGGGGGAGTTACAGATGCTTGTAGATCAGTGGCAAGTAGAATGACGGCGAAAGAG from Yarrowia lipolytica chromosome 1F, complete sequence carries:
- a CDS encoding mitochondrial 37S ribosomal protein uS2m (Compare to YALI0F12991g, some similarities with uniprot|P32902 Saccharomyces cerevisiae YHL004w MRP4 ribosomal protein of the small subunit mitochondrial, similar to Saccharomyces cerevisiae MRP4 (YHL004W); ancestral locus Anc_2.500), coding for MLRSIRRYSTKSPFAKVGSKTQSYDYLRALRVTPAETFADVPLSPELEQELSTKFQEFQKALKAGEKLEQVKEIARQARGTKNAAAGGDPQADLSSLMGRIDSKNIRVGNDQSKIAAIFPLLKRTARDEEYTKQELFLRRQHRHDMLSKLGAEVKGVYDPLHIIKHPKSGTEATVTSLLAAGAHLGHAVELGHVNNQPFIYGVRDGISIIDLEQTVTQLRRAARITEAVAKQNGLILFVGTRDGQKLALEAMSRRCGASYVHSKWIPGAITNFSNIAANWKRYEVVDGESGTSFADINQHTGREFDAEISGPNMRPDLVIILNPDENPALIRECLKSCIPTVGVADTNFNPSKLSYPIAANDDSLRTTDLITGVLARAAEKGHKLRRFEEQQRRNAELLHMKKNLVQAADENDVTEDPFSSGEAHKE